A section of the Halichoerus grypus chromosome 11, mHalGry1.hap1.1, whole genome shotgun sequence genome encodes:
- the TTC36 gene encoding tetratricopeptide repeat protein 36 produces MGTPNDQAVLQAIFNPDNPFGDLVGLDMGEEVEKEDVDEDGVFPRAQVEQSKALELQGVMAAEAGDLSTALERFGQAINLLPERASAYNNRAQARRLQGDVAGALEDLERAVTLSGGRGRAARQGFVQRGLLARLQGRDDDARGDFERAARLGSSFARRQLVLLNPYAALCNRMLADVMRQLRGPCNGR; encoded by the exons ATGGGGACTCCAAATGACCAGGCAGTGTTGCAGGCCATCTTCAACCCTGACAACCCATTTGGAGACCTTGTTGGGTTGGACATGGGAGAGGAAGTGGAGAAGGAAGACGTTGATGAAG ATGGAGTTTTCCCGCGAGCACAGGTGGAGCAGTCCAAGGCCCTGGAGCTGCAGGGGGTGATGGCCGCGGAGGCTGGCGACCTCAGCACAGCCCTGGAGAGGTTTGGCCAAGCCATCAACCTGCTGCCTGAGAGGGCCTCTGCCTACAACAACCGGGCCCAGGCCCGCCGACTCCAAGGAGATGTGGCAG GCGCCCTGGAGGACCTGGAGCGCGCCGTGACGCTGAGCGGCGGCCGGGGCCGCGCCGCGCGCCAGGGCTTCGTGCAGCGCGGGCTCCTGGCGCGGCTGCAGGGCCGGGACGACGACGCCCGCGGGGACTTCGAGCGGGCGGCGCGGCTGGGCAGCTCGTTCGCGCGGCGCCAGCTGGTGCTGCTCAACCCCTACGCCGCGCTGTGCAACCGCATGCTGGCCGACGTGATGAGGCAGCTGCGCGGGCCCTGCAACGGCCGCTGA